The Spiroplasma citri genomic sequence TACAAAATAAAATTAATTTAAAATGACCAAATTTAGGATTAAAATTATATTCCTTTGTTGGTTTTGGGCAGTATAACACAATGCTAACAGACAAATATCTTACTGCAAAATTTTTTGTTCAAGATGAACAAGAATAGGTCTTCATTGAACCCTATTATTATTTATAATTTAATGCTAAAAAATATTAATCCATCTTACTAGTTAGGTAAAAATGTATTATAATTAAAGAATAATATTATTTTTATTAAAGGAGCCTATATAAAATGAAAAGTTTTAGTCTTGAATACATTCGGAGTTTAACGAGGTTAGCAACATTTAATAATGCGGAACAGTTATATCAAACGAAAAAAATAACGTTATTAAAAATTGATGAACAGCAAACTTCCGATGATGAAAAAGAATTAATGATTTATTGTCAAGTAGCAACAAAACATAGTGGGGATTATTATGATGTTAATGTTGTTTTTGCTTTAAGTAATAATTTAACTTTTTTAACACGGCAAAATTGTAGTTGTATTGACTATAATTTTCAACATCAAATTTGTCAGCATATTATTGCTGTTTTGCTTTTTGCTTTTTATGAATCAAACAATAATTTACTTACATGACGATTATTTTTTACAGCAACTGATCAACTATTAACAACATTTATTAATAAAAATAAACAAACCTATGCCTTAAAAGAACGAATTATTACTTGTGAATGTAATTTAATTATTGATTCTACTTTGCAACAACCACCAGCCGTACAACTAAAGTTAGGATATGAAGGTGAGCAATTATTTGTTATTAAAAATATTTATCATTTTTTGATTTTTTTAACAAAACATGCCCTTGACTCAGATTATATAAAAGGTTACAAAATTTCACAAAAATTTATTTTTTATCCCAATAAAAGTACGCTTTCACCATTTGCTGAAAAAGTAATTAAGTTTTTGCAACAAGAGTTTATTAATGTTAGTAGTTTTTTACAAACACAGAAAATGGATTTTTATGGGGTATCAATTACAAAAAGTTTTGGGTTTTCATCATCACAAACTGATCAATTTTTAAGTCACATTAAAGGTGAAACAATTAAGCTAATAATTGATGGTGAAGAATATTCTGATGTTAAAATTAGTGTTGAGCAATATCAACCATCTTTATCTATTCAACAAAAAGATAATATTATTCAAATTATTAATAAAAAAGAAAATCCAATTATTTTAACATCATCTCAACAAAGTCTATTTGATGCTAAGCAAATTTTTTTATTAAATCATAAAGATACTTTTTTATTAGGTCCAATTTATCAAACAATGGTACTAACAAAACACAATAAAATTATATTTACTCCCCAACAAACTAATGATGTTATTAAAGAAATTGTTGCATTATTAGATTATCCAGATAATACGATTCAAATTGACCCTATAATTTTAAACTCATTAGAAAAAACACCATTAGTTATTGAAAGCTATTTTGATTTTAAAAACAAAGAAATTATGTTACGCCCTCTTTTTCGCTATGGAGCAATAACATTTGATTTACTAAATAAATCAAATAATGACAATAAAATTGTTTTACGAAATGTTTATCATGAGCAAGAATATTTAACATTTTGTAAGCAACTTGGTTTTGTTCAAAAAGGGCATTATTTTATACTAAATGAATTAGAACATGTTTTAAAATTATTATCAAAAGATATTTTAACATTAGAAAAACTTTCACAAATTTTTTATACTGATAATTTTAAAAATGTTCGTTTAATTGATTTTAAAGTAACAAGTAGTACAATTAATGTTAATCAAAATAACGACTGGTTAGAATTTGATTTTAAACTTTCAAAACTTGATTATTCGGATTTAGGTGAAATTTTAAATGCGATTAATCATAATCAAAAATATTATCAGTTAACAAATGGTAGCATTATTGATTTGCAAGAACAAACATTGCAAAAATTTGCAACCTTAATTAATCAGTTTAATTTTAAGCAAGAACAATTTGCACAAGGAAAATTGCAAGTTTCAAAATATCATGCATTAACAGTTTACAATAACTTAGATTTATGAGCTGAGTTCAATTGTCATTTTAACCTTGATTTTGATCATTTAATTACAAAAATTAAACATTTAGAACAAAATGAATTTAGTGTTCCAACACCTTTAACATCAATGATGTTCGATTTTCAAAAAAAAGGTTATTTTTGATTAAAAACTTTAGCTTCGTTAGGCTTTGGTGGTATTTTAGCAGATGAAATGGGATTAGGAAAAACATTACAAACAATTAGTTTTATCTTAAAAGAATATGAATTAAATCAGCAAATGGCACCAGTTTTAATTATTGTTCCAGCAGCATTAATTTATAATTGAAAAACGGAAATTGACCGGTTTGCACCTATGTTACAAACACTAGTTATTGCTGGTGAACGAAAAACGCGTGAAATGTTATTTACCAAAATTACGCAAGGGCAAGTGGTGATTACCTCTTATCCATTATTACGACGTGATATTCATTATTATCAACAAATTTTCTTTCAATATTGTTTTTTAGATGAAGCACAACATATTAAAAACCCACATTCAATTAATGCAAAACTAGTTAATACTTTAAAAACAGGAATTCGGTTTGCTTTGACAGGTACACCAATTGAAAATAATCTAACTGAATTATGATCAATTTTTAATTTTATTTTACCTGGTTTTTTATTACAACATCAACAATTCCAAAAGCGATATGAAATTCCAATTATTCGTGAACAAAATGAAGCAGTTAAAAAAGAATTATTACAAAAAATTGCACCGTTTATTTTGCGTCGTTTAAAACAAGGGGTAATGAGTGAATTACCACCAAAGATTGAAAATAAAATTTTAGTGGAAATGACAGTACGGCAAAAGAAAATTTATGCTGCATATGCTAATGCTGCGCGAGAAGAAATTAATAAAATTTTAACGGCAGGGCAATACCAACAAAATCGTTTAAAAATTTTTGCTACCTTAACTAAATTACGTCAAATTTGTTGTGACCCGAGTATTTTAGATAAAAAATATCAAAATGAAAGTGCTAAATTAGATGCATTACGAGATATTTTTGATGATCTTGCTGGTAGTGGTCATAAAATATTAATTTTTTCACAATTTACTACTGTTTTAAAACGAATTAAAGCAATTGTGGAAGAAATAGGTTTACAATACTTTTATTTAGACGGAAAAACTCGCTCGGAAAGTCGAGTGCTAATGACAGAAAAGTTTAATGAAGATAAAATAATTAATGTTTTTTTAATTTCATTAAAAGCTGGTGGAGTTGGTTTAAATTTAACAGCAGCAGATGTTGTTATTCATTTTGATCCATGATGAAATCCTTCGGTAGAGAATCAAGCAACAGACCGTGCTCATCGTTTTGGACAACAAAATACTGTTCAGGTAATAAAGTTGATTGCAAAAGGGACCATTGAAGAAAAAATTTTAACAATTCAAAATAATAAGCAAGAGGTAATCAATGCCGTTTTAAATAATAATTCGGAAAGTGCTAATTTTACAAAATTCTCAGAAGCAGAATTACGAAATATTCTTGAATTATAAAAAACAAAGAGAATGACAAAAAATATAATAATTTTTAAAAATATTTTTATATAGCAAATAATTTGTTAAAGGTACAGAGGTACTTTTTTTAATAAGTATAATTAAAAGTGCCTTACAAAAGGAAGGTGGCAATTAGATGAAACGGTTATTAACACTTTTTAGTGTTTTTGTTTTAGGTTTTGGTAGTAGCTTAGGTGTTGTTAGTTGTACAGTGCGAGCAAAACATGAGCGTGATGACAACGATGAGTTAGATCGCAATCAAGATCTTGAAATTTTAAATCAAATAAAAAAGGAAGCAAAGCAAACTTTGTCATCATGATGGCAAACAAAAACAATGATTGACATTATTAAGGATTATCCAGATCAAATATCATTATTTGAAGAACTAGTCGCACAGTTGAAAACAAAAAATGATGGTTCATTAACTTTAACAAGCACAGCAATTAGTAAATATCGTTTTTTACATCAGTTGCTTGTTGGTTTTAAAGCAGAGTTTAATAATTTGAATCAACATTTACAAAATCGATATTCAAATTATTATCTTGATACAATGCCATTATTTTTAGGAGAAAATGACATTTCATTTGATTTATATAATATTAATTTTAATAAGATAGCAAAGTTAGTACAAGATACTCCCCAAGCAGTATTAGGAATTACAGTCCAGGTTAATATTCCTTATGAAGTGCACTTTAAAGGAATGCCATCGCAGGATATAACATTCAAGTTTTAATAACTACAACAAATGATTCCGAAGTTTTAAATAATATTCAAGATAAAGTTGAAAACTATTTTGTTAATTTTCTTGATACTATTTTTTGACATTATTATTATCAATTAGAAACATATAATAATGGTAATCTTGTTTTTAAGATAGACCAAGACGTATTTAATACCCTATTGTCATATGATAAAAAAGAAAATTACTGATTTAATAATGATATTTGACTTTCTTTTTAATCGTTATCAAAGGTCATTACAAAATCCAATACCTTAATATGTTTATAAGGTTTATGGTTCCATAGGTTACAATGCTAATTGGATTAAAAATCAAAAATCTTTGATATTAGAAATAAAAAATATTAAAGAGTTAAGTACGAATATTTGGAACTTTGGTTATTATGGTTTAGCATATAGTTTCTGAATTACTAGTCCCCAAGTTAATAAAGAGAATAGTCGTTATGACAATAACGGTAGATGATTTTTATTACGAAAAATAGAGTTTAAAGTTATTTAAATATTTAAAGAATTATACATAGTCTAATCATTAGCTTTTTAGGAACTTTAAAATAATGAGACCTTAGTAAAAAAACACTCTCCTTATTTCACTTTTCTAAGATAACAAATAAAGAATGTTTAAAAATGTGATATAATAGATAATTTATAACATAATACAATATGATTGGGCTAAAGGAAGTATAAAGAATGCAAAATGATATGCGTGCTATATATGAAGAAATGTGTGATACTTGTAAAAAAACCTTTAAAAAAATTATTTTAGCAATTCGCAATGACCGCACAAAAGATGTTAATAATTTACTTCTTTTTGTTTGTGAAATTAATCCGATATCTACTCTTAAAGATGATGCAAGAATAATGCCAATTGCATTAATTAATTGTAAGGATAATAAGTATACCTTTTTTTGAAAAACTAATTTTTTAGATGCATCAGGTAATCCAAAAGTTCCTGTTGTTAACCAAACAATTCAATTATCGCAAGAAACAATTGATAAAATCCCAACTCATTGTCGTTCGTTACCAGTTAATAAACCGATCGAAAGAGTTCCAGTGGTTCAGCAAAAAGAAAATGAAGTATTAGAATCAGTTCATGAGTCAACAAGTAAATTGGAATTTGATTTACCAAGTAAAAAAGAAATATCAGTTAATGATGAAAGTAAAGATAATAATGATACTAAAGAAAAACCTATTGATTTACCAAGTGAATTAGTGGCAACATCACCGTTAATTGAAGATGAAACTATTGCTTTAACTCAAAAAATGGAACAAAATTCTATGACGTCAATGCGTAAAGTTTTACATACTATTAACCGCAAAATGCAATTAAAAATTTGAAGTTTAGTTGTTATTTTAGTAGTGTCAATTGTTTGTTTTGGAATTGGTGGTTGACAATTATATCGTTACTTTTCAAACACTGTACATGATGAAAGCGGAGGAGGGGGTGTTAGTGAAGGCACTAACATTACTTTACCAGGTGGAGATTTAGGTAAACAAGTTATTGAAATTGAAGATGCGAATAATTGATTGGATTTATATAGTGCATTATTAACATTAGAAGTTGGTTCCAAAAATGAGGGTAAATTAGAGCCGCAACTATTAGAAACAATTAAAGATCCAGGTACTACTTTAACTTTTAGTAGTGAAAATTTTCACGAAGATAAAATAGCATATATATGCAGCTACAATTATTATTAATGCAGATAAGGCAACTAATTTTTATGGTATTACTAATATTGCAATACAAGCGAAATCAAAACGAATTAATATTATTAATTTGGTAACAAATTTAACAGATAATTCTGTTGATATTAAAAGTGATATCCCAAATGATATTTTAGAAGCTGTTTTAGCAAATTCAGCAATTCAAGGTAAGTTATCACCAAATCAATTAGCCTTGTTAGAAGCGGTTAACACTGATAGAAATTTAATTTTAAGAATCAATGGTAGTGTTAATAAAACACCAGGTGAAACCTCTAATCTACAATTAGTTATTTTAGCGGATAAATCAAGCCTTTATAAAGGAACAACCCAATTTTCTTTAAAAGTAAAATGAACAGTATAACAACACTTAATTTTTAAACTCATTATTATTTATGAGTTTTTTTATTTTTAAAAAGGATTTACTGCAATTTGCAAGTTAATTTAAGATAGGAGGAAGGTAAGATGTATGCTTCAATTTGTGGAACAGTTCAGGATATTAATGCAAATTTAAGCAGATTAAATTATATACTTTTTTAATAGTATAAGATTATTTTAAATAGTTATGGTTTTTTAGATTTAGCAACAAAAAAATTTTTTGTGATTTATTAGCAATACCAACAATTGGAGTTAAAACTGCTGTTAAATTATTACAACAAATTAGTGTAGAAGATTTGTTAACTTTAGTGCAACAAAATAATTTGCATAAAATTGAGCAATTATGGGGATTAAAAGTTCATAGTGGTCGAATTTTATTTAATGCATTACAAAAAATTTATTTCACAAAAAAATATAATAATTTACAAAACAAAGTTATTAATTGTTGCAAAACATTAGGTTATTCTTTAACAACTATTTATCAAACAATTAATGCAATTAAGCAACCACCAACGCAACTTGACCAATATTTAAAAATAGTTTTAACAGCAATAAGGAAAAATGCAGTCACTTAATTTTCGCGCCGATAATTTTGAAAAATATATTGGTCAAGAAAGCATTAAAATAAATTTAAAAATTATGATAGCAGCTAGTCAAAAACAACAATTACCTTTAAAACATATGCTCTTTATTGGCTGCAGTGGAATGGGGAAAACTTGTTTAATGCAAATTAAAACTTTTGATTTAGTTTTTATTGATGAAATTCATGCAATTAGTCAAGAAGTGAGTGAAGCTTTATATCCAGTTCTAGAAGATAATTGTTTAAACTTAATTTTAGGAAAAGTATATATCATCTTTTTCAACAAAAACCATTTAGTTTAGGGACATTAGGTCAAATTTTAAACGAACCTCTTTTAACAATTACTAATAATTTGGGACCATTTTTATTAAAAAAAGGTTATTTATTGAAAACTCCACGAGGGCGGATGTTGACGTCTAAAGCAATTCAATTTTTAAAAAATTTAACATAAATTGCTTAATTTTTTAAATAACTTAGTTATAATAATAGTTAGAACTAAGGTAAGGTGTAAATCTAATGCAAAATTATCAAAAAGAACAACAGCAAATTGCTAATTATGTTTTAAAAATGATTAGTTTAAAAACAGTTGATTTAAAGTTATTAAATCGGAATATTACTGAACAGGATGTTATTAATTATTTATTAAAAATAATTTTAGTTGATAAAAAAATTATTGATGTTAGTGATGCTGCTTATTATATTTTTAATATTAAACTTAACCGGATAATTGAATATATGAATAATCAAAAAATTACTGATCCAGATTTATCATTAGATGATTTTAAAGATATGTTTATTAAATAATAGTAATATTAGATAATAAATAGTGTACAATATATAAAGAAAAGTTGAAAAGTAGAATAGTGGTGTCAAGCGTGGGAAAGAAAGAACAAGTTAAAATAATTAAAGAGCCAAAAAATAAAAAAGCAATAAGTCGGTTAATTATTCGAATAGGAACATTAATTGTTTTGATTATTGCTATGATTGTTGGTGCGTTTTTTTCCGCGGATAGTTTTCGTTATTCATATCGAACAGGAATTGTTTATTCAGGAGGATACCAAGCTCAAATTGATGTTTTTGACAAAAGAGACCCTAATTATTCACCTGATACCCCAAATGGAGATAGCAAAAAAGGTTTAGAATTATTACGAAATAAATTAGATCCTTTATCAAACCAAAATTTATATTTACAAACATTAGGGCGTAATTCGGTTGATGTAATTGTTGGAAAAGATATGTTTAAATCTTATAGTGAATTAAGTAAAACAATTCAACGATTAGGAGCACTTTACTTAACTGATAGTAAGGGAAAAGATTTATTAATTAGTGATAATAATGGCACAAAAGAACGAACACCATTAAGCGATGTTATTTCTGGTTCAGTAACAGGAGTTGACCAAGCACGTCGACCAATTATTACATTAGAAATTAAAAATCAACAAAAGTGAGATAGCATTATTAATAGTCTAAAGCCATCAGAAGGTGGAAGGCAAGCACAACCACTATATATTTGAACTGATATTGGTCAAATGATTGATGATTTACGACATGATACTGATAATCTGCAAGCAATTGCAACTTTGTTTAGTGTTGATATTCGTAGTAAAGTTTCTTCAACTGATTGAACAAATATTTATCATATTTTTGATATGGAATATTATGACAATGGTACAGCACAAATTCAACCTGGGAATTTGTTAGACTTAGCATTAAGGTATCCAATTTCGCAAGTTAAAGAATGAATGGAAGATAGTCGTTTTCGGTTTACAACATTGCCGACAAATCGCTTATTAATTGATCCAAACGATAAAGCTGCAACAACAAATGCGTATATTGATCCATTACGACCATATTTACAAACAATTATTGAATATAATAGTGCTTTGACAGAAGCATATAAAAAATATGTTATTAATTGAAATTCAATTAAAATTGGAACTGGTGCTGTCGAAAATTCAAATCAAATTACAACATCAACAGAGACTGAAGCTCGTCAAATTAGTAACTTGATTAATGGGGGATTAAGTGGTTTAGAATTTACTATTCGTGGTTATCGTGAAATCCCACCTGTTGTTTCAGCAAATGTGTTTAAAATCTCAATGATTATTTTAGGTGTTCTAGTTTTAGCCATTTTTATTGTATTATTAGTTTATTATCGTTTATTTGGTTTAATTGCCATATTAACCTTATTGTTTACAATTATTTCAACCTTGTATTTTTCATCTTTATTAAAGGTTGAAATTTCACCAGAAAGTATTGCAGCATTAATTATTGCTTTTGGATTATCGTTAGAAGGAAACTTGCTTTTCTTTTCACGGTACAAACGTGAGCGGTATGAAAATAATATCCCATTTGAGCCAGCAATGAAGATTGCCAATAAACAAACAATTGCTGTTTTTGTGGATGCTTTAGTTGTTTTAATCATATTAGGGTTATCACTATTTTGAACAGGAACTAATAATATTAAATCATTTGCCACAATTTTATTAGTTGGTTTAATTATTGCAATTATTATGGTTTTTGCCGTAGCGCGGTTAATGTATTGAATTGTCATTAAGTTACATTGACAAGAAAAATATCATTGATTAGATGTTTCACGATTTTCATTATGAACTTGATTGGTTAAAAAACAATCAAGAACCCTAGCTATGGATGTTAAGAAGGTGGATTCTTCAGCGACTGATCCTCCACCTAAGACCGAATTAAACGTTACTGCTAATGGTGAAACAGAATTAGCTGCTTCAACCCAAGCAGAAAATAAAAAACCTAAACAAATAAAACATGGAAAATGAACCTTTTATAATATTACAAAATGAACCCCAATTGTAGGAATAATTTTATTAATAATTGCTTTAGCAATCGGTTTTGCTGGAAAAGCAAATATTGCTAATTCAATTAAACCGGGAATTAATATTACAATTAATGAAGATTTATGAGGAACAGATGGGTCTAAGCAAGTTCCAGATGAAGTTGCAATTGCCAAGTTAAAAAATCAAATTGAAGAGTATCAACAAATAACACATCATAATTTTAGTTTCAATATTTATGTTATTAAACGACAAGATAGTGGAAACAGTAATCGTATTTTAGTTGTTAGTACGAATATTACCAAGGGAACTTTTGAACGTGATTTGTTATCAAGCATTGCTTCATTCTATGGTGCTAGCCCTAGTGATGCATCATTATCATTACAACAAACTGACCCAGTTATGGAAGGCTATATCTTAAAAATTGCGGCCATTAGCCTTGCAATTGCTTTAGCATGTATTTTTGTTTATACATTATTCCGATTAGATTGAGGACAGTTTGTTGGAATGGTGTTAGCTGCGATCTTTACGTTGGTTGTTACTATTGCTATTGCAATTATTACGCAGTTGTTAATTACCTTTGAAATGTCAATTGCTTTCTTAACAATTTTTGGTTTTGCAATTGCCTTTGAAACAATGGTGATGGTGCGAGCAAAACAAAATAAAAAAACAATTAATATCCGTGAGTATGAAACATTCTTTGCCTATATGTCAGAACATCGTGCTCAAATTAAACGTTTACGTCGTGCACATAAGGTTTATTATCAAGAGGAATTAAAAAAATTAGCAATAAAAAATCCAGATTTAAAATTAAAAGCGCTGAAAAAACAATACCGGGAACAATTACATCGGGTACAATTAGCAGCAAAAGATATTAAAAGTAAAAATCATAAAATAATTCGAGAAATTCGAAAAGAGTTTCGAGTTTATAATTATGAACATAACTTTTTACAAAAAGTTGCTAATGTTACGATTAAACAAATGTTACAACATTGTTTAACATTAGGAATTATGTTTACAATTTTATTAATTACTTTGGCAGCTTTTTCAGGAACATGATTTGGCTTTAATGTTGTTATTTTAATTGGTTTAATTATTGGTATGTTTGTGACATTATTTGTTGCAATCCCAATTTGAGTAGCATTAGAAAAATATCGTGCCTTAAATAAAATCCGTGTTAAAAATTACTTAGATTCACAACGTGTTGAAGTTGACGAACAAGTTGTTGTTGGGATTAATGATTAATTAATCAAGAAAGGGATTTTTAAAAATGGATCTAAAAAAATTTATTGTTGATATTCCTAATTATCCAGAGAGAGGTGTTATTTTTCGTGATATTACTCCGTTGTTAAATAATGCCTTAGCTTTTACAACAGTGATTAATCAATTAGCAGCTTATGCTGTTGCCCAAAAAGCAACCGTAATTATTGCTCCTGAAGCACGTGGCTTTTTGTTTGGGCCAGCTGTTAGTTATTCTACCAATTTACGATTTATTCCTGTGCGAAAAGTAGGAAAATTACCACGACCAGTTATTAATGTAAAGTATAGTTACGAATATGCGGAAAATCAATTAGAAATTCATGCTGGAGATTTACAGCCAAGTGATCGTGTGTTAATTGTTGATGATGTTTTAGCATCGGGAGGAACAGCTCGGGCAATGTGTCAATTAGTTAACCAAGAGCAAGCAACAGTTGCTGGATTGGCATTTGTGATTGATTTAACATATTTAAATGGTAAAAAAGATTTAGATTCATATCCAATTAAAACCCTGATTGAATATTAATTCTAAACGCGATATAATTATAATCATTATAAGAAAAAGGGGTTGTTTATAATGGATCGAGATATTAAATACGAAGAAGTCTTAGCCCAAATTAAGTTGTATATTAAAGATGAAGCAACATTAAAAGAAATTCAAAAAGCATACGAGTATGCTGAAGAAAAACACCATGGGCAAGTTCGCAATAGCGGCGCAGCGTATATTATTCATCCATTATGAACAACCTTTTTTTTGGCACAGTGACGAATGGGACCAAAAACTTTAATTGCTGGGTTATTACATGATGTTTTAGAGGATACTCCAGCCACATTTGAAGAATTGCAAGAATTGTTTGGGATTGAAATTGCTAATTTAGTTGAAGGGGTAACCAAAGTTAGTTATTTTGCGAAAGAAAATCGGACACAAATAAAAGCACAATACTTACGAAAGTTATATTTATCAATGGCGAAAGATATTCGGGTAATTATTGTCAAATTAGCTGATCGTTTACATAATTTAAAAACAATTGGTTATTTAAAACCAGAACGTCAACAAATTATTGCGCTAGAAAGTTTAGAAATTTATTCAGCAATTGCTCATCGTTTAGGAATGAAAGCTGTTAAACAAGAAATTGAAGATATTAGTTTTAAAATTATTAACCCCGTGCAATATAATAAAATTGTTTCATTATTAGAATCAAGTAATAAAGAACGAGAAAATACTATTAATCAAAAAATTGAAGAATTAAAAAAAATTTTAATTACTGAAAAAAAGATGTCAGTAAAAGTGTATGGACGGAGTAAATCAATTTATTCAATTTATCGTAAAATGAATCAGTTTGGGAAAAACTTTGATGATATTCATGATATTTTAGCTGTCCGCATTATTACAAATAGTGTTGATGATTGTTACAAGGTATTAGGTTTTGTCCATCAGCATTATACTCCATTAAATAATCGTTTTAAAGATTATATTGCTACACCAAAACATAATTTATATCAATCTTTACATACGACAATTGTGGCTGATGATGGTCTTATTTTTGAAGTTCAAATTCGAACTGAAGAAATGGATGAATTAGCAGAACAAGGGGTGGCTGCTCATTGACGTTATAAAGAGGGCGAAAATTATGATATTGCGAAAAAACAAAAAGATATTGATGAGCGGTTAGATATTTTTAAACGTATTTTAGATTTAGAAAATATTTCAGTACAAGAACGAGATGAAATTCAACAAGAAGTTTATAAACCGGATCATTTAATGGAACAAATTATTCAAAATGATATTTTTTCTTCTTTAATTTATGTTTTAACGCCAAATGGGAAGGTTGTAACATTACCTTTTGGTTCGACTGTTCTTGACTTTGCTTATAAAATTCATTCTGAAATTGGTGAAAAAACAATTGGGGCAAAAATTAATGGTTTATTTTCACCAATTTCAACTGTTTTAA encodes the following:
- a CDS encoding RelA/SpoT family protein, which encodes MDRDIKYEEVLAQIKLYIKDEATLKEIQKAYEYAEEKHHGQVRNSGAAYIIHPLWTTFFLAQWRMGPKTLIAGLLHDVLEDTPATFEELQELFGIEIANLVEGVTKVSYFAKENRTQIKAQYLRKLYLSMAKDIRVIIVKLADRLHNLKTIGYLKPERQQIIALESLEIYSAIAHRLGMKAVKQEIEDISFKIINPVQYNKIVSLLESSNKERENTINQKIEELKKILITEKKMSVKVYGRSKSIYSIYRKMNQFGKNFDDIHDILAVRIITNSVDDCYKVLGFVHQHYTPLNNRFKDYIATPKHNLYQSLHTTIVADDGLIFEVQIRTEEMDELAEQGVAAHWRYKEGENYDIAKKQKDIDERLDIFKRILDLENISVQERDEIQQEVYKPDHLMEQIIQNDIFSSLIYVLTPNGKVVTLPFGSTVLDFAYKIHSEIGEKTIGAKINGLFSPISTVLKSGDVVDIKTAATQKPNHSWLVVAKTSSALQKIKKYLKKELVEVTSDAKSVNLEKIKQTKSQIEEYIAKKDLKWKLVNSETQLERLHAINFNNIEDFLLDVANDEYTLEEAINLVYLDHETSQNEKILKKLQDKQYKKAQLKDDIIVQGISNIKVVISQCCLPIPYEDITGYVSKAEGIKVHLKTCRNIQSGDKQDRQVEVSWNEAVCKNKQYDCAIRIEAIDRPALLVDVTKVLSHLNASVQMMSANVSGDLMNLTIKTIIKVSNADRLQQIRSSLLTIPDIKVVERVMM